In the Gossypium arboreum isolate Shixiya-1 chromosome 10, ASM2569848v2, whole genome shotgun sequence genome, one interval contains:
- the LOC108462041 gene encoding scopoletin glucosyltransferase-like, which produces MGSDGNQIHAMFFPYMAPGHMMPMVDMARMFAALGAKVTIIITTMNALRIKNVIDRDVKLGRDITLEIISLPSTEVGLPEGCENVVSAPTPEMSIKLFHAIELLQPIIKKLSSDHHPDCIVSDSLCPWTLDIANELGIARIAFNGSGFFNLCLSENITHYEPHKSIELETETFVVPGLPDEVKLTRSQLPDIVKAKNKFSELFDKLNESQRKSFGVLMNSFHELEPGYADHCRNVLGIKAWHIGPVSLVNRDTVDKVDRGEKTSISKHDCINWLDCKKPRSVLYICFGSLTRFNKKQTTEIAYALEASGHSFIWVVGKVLKTSNDEFEDEEQELWLPQGFEDKMKENGQGLLIRGWAPQVLILEHEAIGGFLTQCGWNSILEGVVAGVPFITWPIFAEQFYNEKLVTQVLNLGVSVGNEVWKAWATEDSLVIKSGDDILMAINAVMEDTEEAIDMNKRAKKLGELEKEAVEEGNSSYNDLKRLIEDIKIHRISKSNGVIENSGNE; this is translated from the coding sequence ATGGGAAGCGATGGAAATCAAATACATGCAATGTTTTTTCCTTACATGGCACCTGGTCACATGATGCCAATGGTGGATATGGCGAGGATGTTTGCTGCTTTGGGCGCTAAGGTCACAATTATCATCACAACCATGAATGCGCTTCGCATAAAAAACGTCATTGATCGAGATGTTAAATTAGGTCGAGACATTACACTTGAAATCATCTCATTACCTTCCACTGAGGTTGGATTGCCCGAAGGTTGCGAGAACGTGGTTTCAGCCCCAACCCCAGAAATGTCCATAAAGCTCTTTCATGCCATCGAATTGCTTCAACCCATAATAAAAAAGCTTTCCAGTGATCACCACCCTGATTGCATAGTCTCTGATTCTCTTTGTCCGTGGACTCTGGATATTGCCAATGAGCTTGGCATTGCGAGGATTGCCTTCAATGGAAGCGGATTCTTTAACCTTTGTCTCTCAGAGAATATTACACATTATGAGCCTCATAAGAGCATCGAATTGGAGACTGAAACATTCGTTGTTCCAGGACTGCCTGATGAAGTGAAACTCACTAGATCACAGTTGCCAGACATTGTTAAAGCCAAAAATAAATTCTCTGAGTTATTTGATAAGTTAAACGAATCCCAGAGAAAGAGCTTTGGGGTGTTGATGAACAGTTTTCATGAGCTAGAGCCTGGTTATGCAGATCATTGTAGGAATGTTTTAGGAATCAAAGCATGGCACATTGGCCCCGTTTCTCTTGTCAATAGAGACActgttgataaagttgatagaggTGAAAAAACATCAATTTCGAAGCACGACTGCATTAATTGGCTTGATTGCAAAAAACCCAGATCTGTCCTTTACATCTGCTTTGGAAGCTTAACTAGATTCAACAAAAAACAAACAACGGAGATTGCTTATGCACTCGAAGCTTCAGGCCATTCATTCATTTGGGTTGTTGGGAAAGTGTTAAAAACAAGCAACGATGAGTTCGAAGATGAAGAGCAAGAGCTATGGTTGCCACAAGGATTTGAGGACAAAATGAAGGAAAACGGTCAAGGTTTACTTATTAGAGGGTGGGCACCACAAGTGTTGATACTCGAACATGAAGCCATTGGAGGCTTCTTAACGCAATGTGGGTGGAACTCGATACTCGAAGGGGTTGTTGCAGGTGTACCCTTCATCACATGGCCGATTTTCGCCGAGCAATTCTACAATGAAAAGCTGGTGACTCAAGTGCTGAATTTGGGAGTATCAGTTGGCAACGAGGTGTGGAAAGCATGGGCAACGGAGGATTCACTAGTGATAAAAAGTGGGGATGATATTCTCATGGCGATTAATGCAGTGATGGAGGATACTGAGGAGGCAATTGATATGAACAAAAGAGCTAAAAAACTTGGGGAATTAGAAAAGGAAGCTGTTGAAGAAGGCAATTCAtcttataatgatttgaaacgtttGATTGAGGATATCAAAATACACAGaatatcaaaaagtaatggaGTTATCGAAAATTCTGGCAATGAATGA